A single window of Salvelinus namaycush isolate Seneca chromosome 11, SaNama_1.0, whole genome shotgun sequence DNA harbors:
- the vcpip1 gene encoding deubiquitinating protein VCPIP1 codes for MSLLQGSKKKDKRILSGTCPDPKCQARLFFPAYGSISIECTECGQRHEQNNLLNVEEVTDPDVVLHNLLRNALLGVTGAPKKGTELVKVMGLSNYHCKLLSPILTRYGMDKQTGKAKLLREMNQGEMFDCSLLGDRAFLIEQEHVSTVGYGKDRSGSLIYLHDTLEEMKKANSNKECLIPVHVDGDGHCLVHAVSRALVGRELFWHALRENLKQHFKQNLDRYKALFQDFIDAAEWEDIINECDPLFIPPEGVPLGLRNIHIFGLANVLHRPIILLDSLSGMRSSGDYSASFLPGLVPEEQCKGKDGKFNKPICIAWSSSGRNHYIPLVGIKNTLLPKLPPRLLPKAWGVPQELIKKYIKLEQDGSCVIGGDRSLQDKYLMRLVNAMEEIFMEKHGIHPSLVADVHQYVYRRTGVIGVQPEEVTEAARKSVMENRLHRCLICNALSELHVLPEWLAPGGKLYNLAKSTHGKLRPDKNYSFPLNKVVCCYDPERDILIPDYKLSSLNTCNWCHGTSVRHIHGNGSVVYLDGDRTNTRSQGGKCGCGFKHYWEGKEYDNLPEAFPITLEWGGRVVRETVYWFQYEVNVDLNSNVYDVAMKLVTKHFPGEFGSELLVQKVVNTILHHTAKKNPDEYNPVSIDGAHAQRLTDVVETQQAVVTQPPTKIILTGQKSKTIHKEELTLSKAERSLQQSISEQALVTQKRRTDRLKQEQKGRGRPPSPSAAQEHSSSAPATPTKSSFSPTSSKEKKIRVTTSDGRQAMLTLQAQTTFAELQRSIANEFTMPPAQQCIRHGFPPKELFPPKDGAENEPVALQHGDRVTVEILRGPENRKASAQSASSSYSTLHSLLSVKSDDPVTSSRMNTSRELQDNIDLEMSSLCLLATLMGEDVWSYAKKLPHLFHQGGVFYNIVKKDMGLMDGKHCTLPHLTGKTFVYNAAEERLELCVDAAGHFPVGPDVEDLVKEALVQLRSESASRSREGSPSHSLLRLGSGGVVRKKEQLQSVNAFQGKGHSLGSAPGGSPPEHKPITRQHSSGVDLSASASKGPDLSDISEDATKELVRMAPGFVTMKDSRHLDPGMIEEQRKKLQEMVSSIQASMDRHLREQSNAGEGIGGPAERTSGAKMSASQSAPGAGIKEASSMDVSTAGAHGTSVEAGNKPDGKDAGSEELEEMDSQDAEHTNALEPMDHS; via the exons ATGTCGTTGCTACAGGGCTCCAAGAAAAAGGACAAGCGTATTTTGTCCGGTACCTGCCCAGATCCGAAATGCCAGGCGAGGCTATTCTTCCCTGCTTACGGTTCGATTAGCATTGAATGCACAGAGTGTGGCCAACGCCACGAACAGAATAATCTTTTAAATGTGGAAGAAGTAACTGATCCAGACGTTGTCCTTCACAATTTGTTAAGAAATGCCCTACTCGGTGTCACTGGGGCACCGAAAAAGGGAACAGAGCTGGTGAAAGTGATGGGGCTTTCCAACTACCATTGCAAGCTCCTTTCTCCTATTCTCACAAGGTATGGAATGGATAAGCAGACGGGAAAAGCGAAACTGCTGCGGGAAATGAATCAAGGAGAAATGTTCGACTGTTCACTTCTAGGCGACAGGGCGTTTCTAATTGAACAGGAGCATGTATCTACGGTTGGCTATGGCAAGGACAGATCCGGGAGCCTGATATACCTTCACGACACTTTGGAGGAGATGAAGAAAGCAAACAGCAACAAAGAATGCCTCATTCCTGTTCATGTGGATGGAGATGGACATTGTCTTGTTCATGCTGTGTCCAGGGCCCTGGTAGGCAGAGAACTGTTCTGGCATGCGTTGAGAGAGAATTTGAAACAACATTTCAAACAAAACTTGGATCGCTACAAGGCACTCTTTCAGGATTTTATTGATGCAGCCGAATGGGAGGACATCATCAACGAATGTGACCCCCTGTTTATCCCACCGGAGGGTGTGCCACTGGGACTTCGGAACATTCACATATTCGGCTTGGCCAATGTGTTGCACCGCCCCATAATCCTGTTAGATTCACTGAGTGGAATGAGGAGCTCTGGGGATTACTCTGCAAGTTTTCTCCCTGGGCTTGTGCCGGAAGAGCAGTGCAAAGGAAAAGACGGGAAGTTTAACAAGCCTATATGTATCGCCTGGAGTAGCTCAGGGCGTAACCACTACATCCCTCTCGTCGGGATAAAGAACACCCTTCTCCCCAAGCTGCCACCGAGGCTTCTCCCCAAGGCATGGGGAGTGCCACAGGAGCTCATCAAGAAGTATATAAAGCTGGAACAAGATGGGAGCTGTGTCATCGGGGGAGACAGGAGCTTACAAGACAAGTATCTGATGAGACTGGTCAATGCCATGGAGGAAATCTTCATGGAGAAGCATGGCATCCACCCCTCCCTTGTGGCAGACGTGCATCAGTACGTTTACAGACGGACTGGTGTGATCGGCGTCCAACCCGAAGAGGTGACGGAGGCTGCCAGGAAATCAGTCATGGAAAACCGGCTACATCGCTGTCTGATCTGCAATGCACTCTCTGAGCTTCATGTTCTACCAGAGTGGCTGGCTCCAGGTGGTAAGCTCTACAACCTGGCTAAATCCACCCACGGAAAGCTCAGACCTGACAAGAACTACAGCTTCCCGCTGAACAAGGTTGTCTGCTGTTACGACCCTGAGAGGGACATCCTCATTCCTGACTACAAGCTGAGCTCTTTGAACACATGCAACTGGTGCCACGGCACCTCCGTGCGCCACATCCATGGCAACGGCTCTGTGGTGTATCTGGATGGAGACAGAACCAACACCCGTTCCCAGGGGGGCAAATGTGGCTGTGGCTTTAAGCACTACTGGGAGGGAAAGGAATACGACAATCTGCCAGAGGCATTCCCCATCACTCTGGAGTGGGGTGGGCGGGTCGTGCGGGAGACTGTGTACTGGTTCCAGTATGAGGTTAATGTGGACCTGAACAGCAATGTGTATGATGTCGCCATGAAACTGGTCACCAAGCATTTCCCTGGGGAGTTTGGCAGTGAGCTCCTAGTGCAGAAAGTGGTGAacaccattttacatcacactgccAAGAAGAACCCAGACGAGTATAACCCAGTCTCCATTGACGGGGCTCATGCTCAGAGGCTCACAGACGTGGTGGAAACCCAGCAGGCTGTTGTCACACAGCCACCGACTAAGATCATACTAACTGGGCAGAAATCAAAGACCATTCACAAAGAGGAGCTTACACTGAGTAAGGCAGAGCGGAGCCTTCAGCAGAGCATCAGCGAGCAGGCCCTAGTGACCCAGAAGAGGAGGACGGATCGACTGAAGCAGGAGCAGAAGGGACGGGGCAGGCCACCCTCCCCAAGTGCTGCTCAGGAACATTCCTCCTCCGCCCCAGCCACACCCACCAAATCCTCTTTCTCCCCCACTTCCAGCAAGGAGAAGAAGATCCGTGTCACCACTAGCGATGGGCGGCAGGCCATGCTCACTCTACAGGCTCAGACCACCTTCGCTGAGCTCCAGAGGAGCATTGCTAATGAGTTCACCATGCCTCCAGCCCAGCAATGTATCCGACATGGATTCCCACCCAAAGAACTTTTCCCTCCCAAGGATGGAGCAGAGAATGAACCTGTGGCTCTCCAACACGGGGACAGGGTGACTGTGGAGATCCTGAGAGGTCCAGAGAACCGCAAGGCATCCGCCCAAAGTGCTTCCAGTTCCTATTCAACCCTGCATTCCCTTCTCTCTGTGAAGAGTGATGATCCAGTGACTTCCAGCAGAATGAATACTAGCAGAGAGCTGCAGGACAACATTGACCTTGAGatgtcctccctctgtctcctagcAACCTTAATGG GAGAAGATGTCTGGTCATATGCCAAAAAACTGCCTCACCTATTCCACCAAGGTGGAGTTTTCTACAACATTGTGAAGAAAGATATGG GCCTGATGGATGGCAAGCACTGCACCCTCCCACACCTGACTGGAAAGACGTTTGTTTACAACGCAGCAGAGGAGCGTCTGGAGCTGTGTGTGGATGCAGCAGGACACTTTCCCGTGGGCCCTGACGTGGAGGACCTCGTCAAGGAGGCCCTGGTGCAGCTCCGCTCTGAATCTGCCTCCAGGAGTCGCGAAGGAAGCCCCTCTCACAGCCTGCTGAGGCTCGGGAGTGGAGGTGTGGTGCGCAAGAAGGAGCAGCTCCAAAGTGTCAACGCCTTCCAGGGTAAGGGCCACTCCCTTGGCAGCGCCCCAGGCGGCTCTCCCCCTGAACACAAGCCCATCACCAGGCAGCACAGCAGCGGGGTGGACCTGAGCGCCAGCGCCTCCAAGGGACCTGACCTGTCTGACATCTCAGAGGACGCGACCAAGGAGTTGGTGCGCATGGCTCCCGGTTTTGTCACCATGAAAGACAGCCGACACCTGGACCCTGGTATGATCGAAGAACAGAGGAAAAAACTACAGGAGATGGTCTCATCCATCCAGGCCTCCATGGACAGGCACCTGAGGGAGCAGAGCAATGCAGGGGAAGGCATTGGGGGCCCTGCAGAGAGGACAAGTGGGGCTAAGATGAGTGCTTCCCAATCTGCCCCAGGGGCAGGCATCAAGGAGGCCTCTTCTATGGACGTATCTACTGCTGGTGCTCATGGCACATCAGTGGAGGCAGGGAACAAGCCTGATGGAAAGGATGCAGGGTCAGAGGAGCTGGAGGAAATGGATAGCCAGGATGCAGAGCATACCAATGCCCTGGAGCCAATGGATCATTCCTGA